In Panthera tigris isolate Pti1 chromosome C1, P.tigris_Pti1_mat1.1, whole genome shotgun sequence, the following proteins share a genomic window:
- the LRRC8B gene encoding volume-regulated anion channel subunit LRRC8B isoform X2, producing the protein MITLTELKCLADAQSSYHILKPWWDVFWYYITLIMLLVAVLAGALQLTQSRVLCCLPCKVEFDNHCAVPWDLLKASANTSSDPGTPLPLPLRIQNDLHRQQYSYIDAVCYEKQLHWFAKFFPYLVLLHTLIFAACSNFWLHYPSTSSRLEHFVAILHKCFDSPWTTRALSETVAEQSVRPLTLSKSKVLLSSSGCSADVDSSKQSLPYPQPGLESASIESPTSSVLDKKEGEQAKAIFEKVKRFRMHVEQKDIIYRVYLKQIIVKVILFILIITYVPYFLTYITLEIDCSIDVQAFTGYKRYQCVYSLAEIFKVLASFYVILVILYGLTSSYSLWWMLRSSLKQYSFEALREKSNYSDIPDVKNDFAFILHLADQYDPLYSKRFSIFLSEVSENKLKQINLNNEWTVEKLKSKLVKNSQDKVELHLFMLNGLPDNVFELTEIEVLSLELIPEVKLPSTVSQLVNLKELHVYHSSLVVDHPALGFLEENLKILRLKFTEMGKIPRWVFHLKNLKELYLSGCVLPEQLSTMQLEGFQDLKNLRTLYLKSSLSRIPQVITDLLPSLQKLSLDNEGSKLVVLNNLKKMVNLKSLELISCDLERIPHSIFSLNNLHELDLKENNLKTVEEIISFQHLQNLSCLKLWHNNIAYIPAQIGALSNLEQLSLNHNNIENLPLQLFLCTKLHYLDLSYNHLTFIPEEIQYLSNLQYFAVTNNNIEMLPDGLFQCKKLQCLLLGKNSLMSLSPHVGELSNLTHLELIAPKILRIPWPPLKLSNSISNEMFSESLM; encoded by the exons ATGATTACGCTAACAGAGCTGAAATGTTTAGCAGACGCCCAGTCATCTTATCACATCCTAAAACCATGGTGGGACGTCTTCTGGTATTACATTACTCTGATCATGCTGCTGGTGGCCGTGCTGGCCGGAGCTCTCCAGCTTACACAGAGCAGGGTTCTGTGCTGTCTTCCATGTAAGGTGGAATTTGACAATCACTGTGCCGTGCCTTGGGACCTCCTGAAAGCCAGCGCAAACACATCCTCTGATCCTGGGACGCCGCTCCCGCTTCCCCTGAGAATCCAGAATGACCTCCACCGACAGCAGTACTCCTACATCGATGCTGTCTGTTACGAGAAACAGCTCCATTGGTTCGCCAAGTTTTTCCCTTACCTGGTGCTCTTGCACACACTCATCTTTGCAGCCTGCAGCAACTTTTGGCTTCACTACCCGAGTACCAGTTCCAGGCTCGAGCATTTTGTGGCCATCCTTCACAAGTGCTTCGACTCCCCGTGGACCACGCGTGCCCTGTCCGAAACAGTGGCCGAGCAGTCAGTGAGGCCCCTGACGCTCTCCAAGTCCAAGGTTCTGCTTTCGTCCTCAGGGTGTTCAGCCGACGTCGATTCCAGCAAGCAGTCATTGCCCTACCCACAGCCTGGCTTGGAGTCGGCCAGCATCGAAAGCCCAACTTCTAGCGTCCTGGACAAGAAGGAGGGCGAACAGGCCAAAGCCATCTTTGAAAAAGTGAAAAGGTTCCGCATGCACGTGGAGCAGAAGGACATCATTTATAGAGTGTATCTGAAACAGATCATAGTGAAAGTCATCTTGTTCATCCTCATCATAACTTATGTTCCATATTTCCTAACCTACATCACTCTGGAAATCGACTGTTCCATTGACGTGCAGGCTTTTACAGGATACAAGCGCTACCAGTGTGTCTACTCCTTGGCAGAAATATTTAAGGTCCTGGcttcattttatgtcattttggTTATACTTTACGGTCTCACCTCCTCTTACAGCTTGTGGTGGATGCTGAGGAGTTCTCTGAAGCAATATTCCTTTGAGGCGTTGAGAGAGAAAAGCAACTACAGCGATATCCCTGACGTCAAGAATGACTTCGCCTTCATCCTCCATCTGGCCGATCAATATGATCCTCTTTATTCCAAACGCTTCTCCATATTCCTCTCGGAGGTCAGTGAGAACAAACTAAAACAGATCAACCTCAATAACGAATGGACGGTTGAGAAACTGAAAAGTAAGCTTGTGAAAAATTCCCAGGACAAGGTAGAACTGCACCTTTTTATGCTAAATGGTCTTCCAGACAACGTCTTTGAGCTGACAGAAATCGAAGTGCTCAGCCTGGAGCTTATCCCGGAGGTCAAGCTGCCCTCCACAGTCTCGCAGCTGGTCAACCTCAAGGAGCTTCATGTGTACCATTCGTCCCTGGTGGTAGACCATCCAGCGCTGGGCTTTCTGGAGGAGAATTTAAAAATCCTCCGCCTGAAATTTACTGAAATGGGGAAGATCCCACGCTGGGTATTTCACCTGAAGAATCTCAAAGAACTTTATCTGTCGGGCTGTGTTCTACCTGAGCAGTTGAGTACCATGCAATTGGAGGGCTTTCAGGACTTAAAAAACCTGAGGACCCTCTACTTGAAGAGCAGCCTCTCCCGGATCCCTCAAGTCATTACAGACCTCCTGCCTTCTCTGCAGAAGTTATCCCTTGATAATGAGGGAAGCAAGCTGGTTGTGTTGAACAACTTGAAAAAGATGGTCAATCTGAAAAGCCTAGAGCTTATCAGCTGTGACCTGGAACGCATCCCACACTCCATTTTCAGTCTGAACAATTTGCATGAGTTAGacctaaaagaaaacaaccttAAAACCGTGGAAGAGATCATTAGCTTTCAGCATCTCCAGAACCTTTCCTGCTTAAAGTTGTGGCACAATAACATTGCTTATATTCCTGCCCAGATTGGGGCACTATCTAATCTAGAGCAGCTCTCTTTGAACCATAATAATATTGAGAATCTGCCCCTACAGCTTTTCCTATGCACCAAACTACATTATTTGGATCTAAGCTATAACCATCTGACCTTCATTCCAGAAGAAATCCAGTATCTGAGTAATTTGCAGTACTTTGCTGTGACCAACAACAAT atTGAGATGCTACCAGATGGGCTGTTTCAGTGCAAAAAGCTGCAGTGTTTACTTTTGGGGAAAAATAGCCTGATGAGTTTGTCCCCTCACGTGGGTGAGCTGTCGAACCTTACTCATCTGGAGCTCATTG CTCCCAAGATCTTGAGAATTCCATGGCCCCCATTGAAGCTCAGTAACTCCATTTCAAATGAGATGTTCTCAGAAAGCCTCATGTAG
- the LRRC8B gene encoding volume-regulated anion channel subunit LRRC8B isoform X4: protein MITLTELKCLADAQSSYHILKPWWDVFWYYITLIMLLVAVLAGALQLTQSRVLCCLPCKVEFDNHCAVPWDLLKASANTSSDPGTPLPLPLRIQNDLHRQQYSYIDAVCYEKQLHWFAKFFPYLVLLHTLIFAACSNFWLHYPSTSSRLEHFVAILHKCFDSPWTTRALSETVAEQSVRPLTLSKSKVLLSSSGCSADVDSSKQSLPYPQPGLESASIESPTSSVLDKKEGEQAKAIFEKVKRFRMHVEQKDIIYRVYLKQIIVKVILFILIITYVPYFLTYITLEIDCSIDVQAFTGYKRYQCVYSLAEIFKVLASFYVILVILYGLTSSYSLWWMLRSSLKQYSFEALREKSNYSDIPDVKNDFAFILHLADQYDPLYSKRFSIFLSEVSENKLKQINLNNEWTVEKLKSKLVKNSQDKVELHLFMLNGLPDNVFELTEIEVLSLELIPEVKLPSTVSQLVNLKELHVYHSSLVVDHPALGFLEENLKILRLKFTEMGKIPRWVFHLKNLKELYLSGCVLPEQLSTMQLEGFQDLKNLRTLYLKSSLSRIPQVITDLLPSLQKLSLDNEGSKLVVLNNLKKMVNLKSLELISCDLERIPHSIFSLNNLHELDLKENNLKTVEEIISFQHLQNLSCLKLWHNNIAYIPAQIGALSNLEQLSLNHNNIENLPLQLFLCTKLHYLDLSYNHLTFIPEEIQYLSNLQYFAVTNNNIEMLPDGLFQCKKLQCLLLGKNSLMSLSPHVGELSNLTHLELIGLDPHHFLLSASLCR, encoded by the exons ATGATTACGCTAACAGAGCTGAAATGTTTAGCAGACGCCCAGTCATCTTATCACATCCTAAAACCATGGTGGGACGTCTTCTGGTATTACATTACTCTGATCATGCTGCTGGTGGCCGTGCTGGCCGGAGCTCTCCAGCTTACACAGAGCAGGGTTCTGTGCTGTCTTCCATGTAAGGTGGAATTTGACAATCACTGTGCCGTGCCTTGGGACCTCCTGAAAGCCAGCGCAAACACATCCTCTGATCCTGGGACGCCGCTCCCGCTTCCCCTGAGAATCCAGAATGACCTCCACCGACAGCAGTACTCCTACATCGATGCTGTCTGTTACGAGAAACAGCTCCATTGGTTCGCCAAGTTTTTCCCTTACCTGGTGCTCTTGCACACACTCATCTTTGCAGCCTGCAGCAACTTTTGGCTTCACTACCCGAGTACCAGTTCCAGGCTCGAGCATTTTGTGGCCATCCTTCACAAGTGCTTCGACTCCCCGTGGACCACGCGTGCCCTGTCCGAAACAGTGGCCGAGCAGTCAGTGAGGCCCCTGACGCTCTCCAAGTCCAAGGTTCTGCTTTCGTCCTCAGGGTGTTCAGCCGACGTCGATTCCAGCAAGCAGTCATTGCCCTACCCACAGCCTGGCTTGGAGTCGGCCAGCATCGAAAGCCCAACTTCTAGCGTCCTGGACAAGAAGGAGGGCGAACAGGCCAAAGCCATCTTTGAAAAAGTGAAAAGGTTCCGCATGCACGTGGAGCAGAAGGACATCATTTATAGAGTGTATCTGAAACAGATCATAGTGAAAGTCATCTTGTTCATCCTCATCATAACTTATGTTCCATATTTCCTAACCTACATCACTCTGGAAATCGACTGTTCCATTGACGTGCAGGCTTTTACAGGATACAAGCGCTACCAGTGTGTCTACTCCTTGGCAGAAATATTTAAGGTCCTGGcttcattttatgtcattttggTTATACTTTACGGTCTCACCTCCTCTTACAGCTTGTGGTGGATGCTGAGGAGTTCTCTGAAGCAATATTCCTTTGAGGCGTTGAGAGAGAAAAGCAACTACAGCGATATCCCTGACGTCAAGAATGACTTCGCCTTCATCCTCCATCTGGCCGATCAATATGATCCTCTTTATTCCAAACGCTTCTCCATATTCCTCTCGGAGGTCAGTGAGAACAAACTAAAACAGATCAACCTCAATAACGAATGGACGGTTGAGAAACTGAAAAGTAAGCTTGTGAAAAATTCCCAGGACAAGGTAGAACTGCACCTTTTTATGCTAAATGGTCTTCCAGACAACGTCTTTGAGCTGACAGAAATCGAAGTGCTCAGCCTGGAGCTTATCCCGGAGGTCAAGCTGCCCTCCACAGTCTCGCAGCTGGTCAACCTCAAGGAGCTTCATGTGTACCATTCGTCCCTGGTGGTAGACCATCCAGCGCTGGGCTTTCTGGAGGAGAATTTAAAAATCCTCCGCCTGAAATTTACTGAAATGGGGAAGATCCCACGCTGGGTATTTCACCTGAAGAATCTCAAAGAACTTTATCTGTCGGGCTGTGTTCTACCTGAGCAGTTGAGTACCATGCAATTGGAGGGCTTTCAGGACTTAAAAAACCTGAGGACCCTCTACTTGAAGAGCAGCCTCTCCCGGATCCCTCAAGTCATTACAGACCTCCTGCCTTCTCTGCAGAAGTTATCCCTTGATAATGAGGGAAGCAAGCTGGTTGTGTTGAACAACTTGAAAAAGATGGTCAATCTGAAAAGCCTAGAGCTTATCAGCTGTGACCTGGAACGCATCCCACACTCCATTTTCAGTCTGAACAATTTGCATGAGTTAGacctaaaagaaaacaaccttAAAACCGTGGAAGAGATCATTAGCTTTCAGCATCTCCAGAACCTTTCCTGCTTAAAGTTGTGGCACAATAACATTGCTTATATTCCTGCCCAGATTGGGGCACTATCTAATCTAGAGCAGCTCTCTTTGAACCATAATAATATTGAGAATCTGCCCCTACAGCTTTTCCTATGCACCAAACTACATTATTTGGATCTAAGCTATAACCATCTGACCTTCATTCCAGAAGAAATCCAGTATCTGAGTAATTTGCAGTACTTTGCTGTGACCAACAACAAT atTGAGATGCTACCAGATGGGCTGTTTCAGTGCAAAAAGCTGCAGTGTTTACTTTTGGGGAAAAATAGCCTGATGAGTTTGTCCCCTCACGTGGGTGAGCTGTCGAACCTTACTCATCTGGAGCTCATTG GGCTTGACCCACACCATTTTTtactctctgcctccctctgccgcTGA
- the LRRC8B gene encoding volume-regulated anion channel subunit LRRC8B isoform X5: protein MITLTELKCLADAQSSYHILKPWWDVFWYYITLIMLLVAVLAGALQLTQSRVLCCLPCKVEFDNHCAVPWDLLKASANTSSDPGTPLPLPLRIQNDLHRQQYSYIDAVCYEKQLHWFAKFFPYLVLLHTLIFAACSNFWLHYPSTSSRLEHFVAILHKCFDSPWTTRALSETVAEQSVRPLTLSKSKVLLSSSGCSADVDSSKQSLPYPQPGLESASIESPTSSVLDKKEGEQAKAIFEKVKRFRMHVEQKDIIYRVYLKQIIVKVILFILIITYVPYFLTYITLEIDCSIDVQAFTGYKRYQCVYSLAEIFKVLASFYVILVILYGLTSSYSLWWMLRSSLKQYSFEALREKSNYSDIPDVKNDFAFILHLADQYDPLYSKRFSIFLSEVSENKLKQINLNNEWTVEKLKSKLVKNSQDKVELHLFMLNGLPDNVFELTEIEVLSLELIPEVKLPSTVSQLVNLKELHVYHSSLVVDHPALGFLEENLKILRLKFTEMGKIPRWVFHLKNLKELYLSGCVLPEQLSTMQLEGFQDLKNLRTLYLKSSLSRIPQVITDLLPSLQKLSLDNEGSKLVVLNNLKKMVNLKSLELISCDLERIPHSIFSLNNLHELDLKENNLKTVEEIISFQHLQNLSCLKLWHNNIAYIPAQIGALSNLEQLSLNHNNIENLPLQLFLCTKLHYLDLSYNHLTFIPEEIQYLSNLQYFAVTNNNIEMLPDGLFQCKKLQCLLLGKNSLMSLSPHVGELSNLTHLELIGR, encoded by the exons ATGATTACGCTAACAGAGCTGAAATGTTTAGCAGACGCCCAGTCATCTTATCACATCCTAAAACCATGGTGGGACGTCTTCTGGTATTACATTACTCTGATCATGCTGCTGGTGGCCGTGCTGGCCGGAGCTCTCCAGCTTACACAGAGCAGGGTTCTGTGCTGTCTTCCATGTAAGGTGGAATTTGACAATCACTGTGCCGTGCCTTGGGACCTCCTGAAAGCCAGCGCAAACACATCCTCTGATCCTGGGACGCCGCTCCCGCTTCCCCTGAGAATCCAGAATGACCTCCACCGACAGCAGTACTCCTACATCGATGCTGTCTGTTACGAGAAACAGCTCCATTGGTTCGCCAAGTTTTTCCCTTACCTGGTGCTCTTGCACACACTCATCTTTGCAGCCTGCAGCAACTTTTGGCTTCACTACCCGAGTACCAGTTCCAGGCTCGAGCATTTTGTGGCCATCCTTCACAAGTGCTTCGACTCCCCGTGGACCACGCGTGCCCTGTCCGAAACAGTGGCCGAGCAGTCAGTGAGGCCCCTGACGCTCTCCAAGTCCAAGGTTCTGCTTTCGTCCTCAGGGTGTTCAGCCGACGTCGATTCCAGCAAGCAGTCATTGCCCTACCCACAGCCTGGCTTGGAGTCGGCCAGCATCGAAAGCCCAACTTCTAGCGTCCTGGACAAGAAGGAGGGCGAACAGGCCAAAGCCATCTTTGAAAAAGTGAAAAGGTTCCGCATGCACGTGGAGCAGAAGGACATCATTTATAGAGTGTATCTGAAACAGATCATAGTGAAAGTCATCTTGTTCATCCTCATCATAACTTATGTTCCATATTTCCTAACCTACATCACTCTGGAAATCGACTGTTCCATTGACGTGCAGGCTTTTACAGGATACAAGCGCTACCAGTGTGTCTACTCCTTGGCAGAAATATTTAAGGTCCTGGcttcattttatgtcattttggTTATACTTTACGGTCTCACCTCCTCTTACAGCTTGTGGTGGATGCTGAGGAGTTCTCTGAAGCAATATTCCTTTGAGGCGTTGAGAGAGAAAAGCAACTACAGCGATATCCCTGACGTCAAGAATGACTTCGCCTTCATCCTCCATCTGGCCGATCAATATGATCCTCTTTATTCCAAACGCTTCTCCATATTCCTCTCGGAGGTCAGTGAGAACAAACTAAAACAGATCAACCTCAATAACGAATGGACGGTTGAGAAACTGAAAAGTAAGCTTGTGAAAAATTCCCAGGACAAGGTAGAACTGCACCTTTTTATGCTAAATGGTCTTCCAGACAACGTCTTTGAGCTGACAGAAATCGAAGTGCTCAGCCTGGAGCTTATCCCGGAGGTCAAGCTGCCCTCCACAGTCTCGCAGCTGGTCAACCTCAAGGAGCTTCATGTGTACCATTCGTCCCTGGTGGTAGACCATCCAGCGCTGGGCTTTCTGGAGGAGAATTTAAAAATCCTCCGCCTGAAATTTACTGAAATGGGGAAGATCCCACGCTGGGTATTTCACCTGAAGAATCTCAAAGAACTTTATCTGTCGGGCTGTGTTCTACCTGAGCAGTTGAGTACCATGCAATTGGAGGGCTTTCAGGACTTAAAAAACCTGAGGACCCTCTACTTGAAGAGCAGCCTCTCCCGGATCCCTCAAGTCATTACAGACCTCCTGCCTTCTCTGCAGAAGTTATCCCTTGATAATGAGGGAAGCAAGCTGGTTGTGTTGAACAACTTGAAAAAGATGGTCAATCTGAAAAGCCTAGAGCTTATCAGCTGTGACCTGGAACGCATCCCACACTCCATTTTCAGTCTGAACAATTTGCATGAGTTAGacctaaaagaaaacaaccttAAAACCGTGGAAGAGATCATTAGCTTTCAGCATCTCCAGAACCTTTCCTGCTTAAAGTTGTGGCACAATAACATTGCTTATATTCCTGCCCAGATTGGGGCACTATCTAATCTAGAGCAGCTCTCTTTGAACCATAATAATATTGAGAATCTGCCCCTACAGCTTTTCCTATGCACCAAACTACATTATTTGGATCTAAGCTATAACCATCTGACCTTCATTCCAGAAGAAATCCAGTATCTGAGTAATTTGCAGTACTTTGCTGTGACCAACAACAAT atTGAGATGCTACCAGATGGGCTGTTTCAGTGCAAAAAGCTGCAGTGTTTACTTTTGGGGAAAAATAGCCTGATGAGTTTGTCCCCTCACGTGGGTGAGCTGTCGAACCTTACTCATCTGGAGCTCATTG GAAGATGA
- the LRRC8B gene encoding volume-regulated anion channel subunit LRRC8B isoform X3, with protein sequence MITLTELKCLADAQSSYHILKPWWDVFWYYITLIMLLVAVLAGALQLTQSRVLCCLPCKVEFDNHCAVPWDLLKASANTSSDPGTPLPLPLRIQNDLHRQQYSYIDAVCYEKQLHWFAKFFPYLVLLHTLIFAACSNFWLHYPSTSSRLEHFVAILHKCFDSPWTTRALSETVAEQSVRPLTLSKSKVLLSSSGCSADVDSSKQSLPYPQPGLESASIESPTSSVLDKKEGEQAKAIFEKVKRFRMHVEQKDIIYRVYLKQIIVKVILFILIITYVPYFLTYITLEIDCSIDVQAFTGYKRYQCVYSLAEIFKVLASFYVILVILYGLTSSYSLWWMLRSSLKQYSFEALREKSNYSDIPDVKNDFAFILHLADQYDPLYSKRFSIFLSEVSENKLKQINLNNEWTVEKLKSKLVKNSQDKVELHLFMLNGLPDNVFELTEIEVLSLELIPEVKLPSTVSQLVNLKELHVYHSSLVVDHPALGFLEENLKILRLKFTEMGKIPRWVFHLKNLKELYLSGCVLPEQLSTMQLEGFQDLKNLRTLYLKSSLSRIPQVITDLLPSLQKLSLDNEGSKLVVLNNLKKMVNLKSLELISCDLERIPHSIFSLNNLHELDLKENNLKTVEEIISFQHLQNLSCLKLWHNNIAYIPAQIGALSNLEQLSLNHNNIENLPLQLFLCTKLHYLDLSYNHLTFIPEEIQYLSNLQYFAVTNNNIEMLPDGLFQCKKLQCLLLGKNSLMSLSPHVGELSNLTHLELIAGLGMMMPVSFGVLMMK encoded by the exons ATGATTACGCTAACAGAGCTGAAATGTTTAGCAGACGCCCAGTCATCTTATCACATCCTAAAACCATGGTGGGACGTCTTCTGGTATTACATTACTCTGATCATGCTGCTGGTGGCCGTGCTGGCCGGAGCTCTCCAGCTTACACAGAGCAGGGTTCTGTGCTGTCTTCCATGTAAGGTGGAATTTGACAATCACTGTGCCGTGCCTTGGGACCTCCTGAAAGCCAGCGCAAACACATCCTCTGATCCTGGGACGCCGCTCCCGCTTCCCCTGAGAATCCAGAATGACCTCCACCGACAGCAGTACTCCTACATCGATGCTGTCTGTTACGAGAAACAGCTCCATTGGTTCGCCAAGTTTTTCCCTTACCTGGTGCTCTTGCACACACTCATCTTTGCAGCCTGCAGCAACTTTTGGCTTCACTACCCGAGTACCAGTTCCAGGCTCGAGCATTTTGTGGCCATCCTTCACAAGTGCTTCGACTCCCCGTGGACCACGCGTGCCCTGTCCGAAACAGTGGCCGAGCAGTCAGTGAGGCCCCTGACGCTCTCCAAGTCCAAGGTTCTGCTTTCGTCCTCAGGGTGTTCAGCCGACGTCGATTCCAGCAAGCAGTCATTGCCCTACCCACAGCCTGGCTTGGAGTCGGCCAGCATCGAAAGCCCAACTTCTAGCGTCCTGGACAAGAAGGAGGGCGAACAGGCCAAAGCCATCTTTGAAAAAGTGAAAAGGTTCCGCATGCACGTGGAGCAGAAGGACATCATTTATAGAGTGTATCTGAAACAGATCATAGTGAAAGTCATCTTGTTCATCCTCATCATAACTTATGTTCCATATTTCCTAACCTACATCACTCTGGAAATCGACTGTTCCATTGACGTGCAGGCTTTTACAGGATACAAGCGCTACCAGTGTGTCTACTCCTTGGCAGAAATATTTAAGGTCCTGGcttcattttatgtcattttggTTATACTTTACGGTCTCACCTCCTCTTACAGCTTGTGGTGGATGCTGAGGAGTTCTCTGAAGCAATATTCCTTTGAGGCGTTGAGAGAGAAAAGCAACTACAGCGATATCCCTGACGTCAAGAATGACTTCGCCTTCATCCTCCATCTGGCCGATCAATATGATCCTCTTTATTCCAAACGCTTCTCCATATTCCTCTCGGAGGTCAGTGAGAACAAACTAAAACAGATCAACCTCAATAACGAATGGACGGTTGAGAAACTGAAAAGTAAGCTTGTGAAAAATTCCCAGGACAAGGTAGAACTGCACCTTTTTATGCTAAATGGTCTTCCAGACAACGTCTTTGAGCTGACAGAAATCGAAGTGCTCAGCCTGGAGCTTATCCCGGAGGTCAAGCTGCCCTCCACAGTCTCGCAGCTGGTCAACCTCAAGGAGCTTCATGTGTACCATTCGTCCCTGGTGGTAGACCATCCAGCGCTGGGCTTTCTGGAGGAGAATTTAAAAATCCTCCGCCTGAAATTTACTGAAATGGGGAAGATCCCACGCTGGGTATTTCACCTGAAGAATCTCAAAGAACTTTATCTGTCGGGCTGTGTTCTACCTGAGCAGTTGAGTACCATGCAATTGGAGGGCTTTCAGGACTTAAAAAACCTGAGGACCCTCTACTTGAAGAGCAGCCTCTCCCGGATCCCTCAAGTCATTACAGACCTCCTGCCTTCTCTGCAGAAGTTATCCCTTGATAATGAGGGAAGCAAGCTGGTTGTGTTGAACAACTTGAAAAAGATGGTCAATCTGAAAAGCCTAGAGCTTATCAGCTGTGACCTGGAACGCATCCCACACTCCATTTTCAGTCTGAACAATTTGCATGAGTTAGacctaaaagaaaacaaccttAAAACCGTGGAAGAGATCATTAGCTTTCAGCATCTCCAGAACCTTTCCTGCTTAAAGTTGTGGCACAATAACATTGCTTATATTCCTGCCCAGATTGGGGCACTATCTAATCTAGAGCAGCTCTCTTTGAACCATAATAATATTGAGAATCTGCCCCTACAGCTTTTCCTATGCACCAAACTACATTATTTGGATCTAAGCTATAACCATCTGACCTTCATTCCAGAAGAAATCCAGTATCTGAGTAATTTGCAGTACTTTGCTGTGACCAACAACAAT atTGAGATGCTACCAGATGGGCTGTTTCAGTGCAAAAAGCTGCAGTGTTTACTTTTGGGGAAAAATAGCCTGATGAGTTTGTCCCCTCACGTGGGTGAGCTGTCGAACCTTACTCATCTGGAGCTCATTG CGGGTCTAGGCATGATGATGCCTGTCTCATTTGGGGTGTTAATGATGAAGTAA